The nucleotide sequence GCCAGCCACTCTGGCTTGGCGTTTGACAGCCTTAAGTGAGGTCGTTGACATATTCACGACCTCCAGGCTCCTCCGTCTCAACTCCATCCGCACTACTGAGTAAATCAAGCGGTGCGCCAACGCGCAGCTCCGTCCCGCAAGCGGGCCAGTGTCCTCAAGCGTTGGATCGGCTCACCCGGCTGACCAGCGCGAGCGCGCATAACCGGGTATCGTGTCGACTATCCAAAACCTCCACCCTCGCCCATGAATCCGGTCCATCGTCATCGAGTCCCCGCCCGTCTTGCACTGAAACGTGCTGCCGCCATGGCCACGGCGTCTTTCGCGCTCTTCGCGGCTGGGTGCACGACGCCCGCACAGCAGGCCGGGCACAGCGCGCAGACGCAATCTGCGGCCTCCTCTTCACTCGATGCTGCGATCGCCGGTCCCCAGCGCAGTGAGCGGGCCAAAGCGCGCGACGCCTATCGACATCCGAACGAGACGTTGCAGTTCTTCGGCGTCGAGCCCACGCAAACAGTGCTCGAAATCGCACCGGGCGGCGGCTGGTACACGGATATCCTGGCGCCGTGGCTGCACGATCACGGCCATCTTTACGAGGCCCAATACGTCAGCACGTCAGCGGAACTGGCCGCCGAAGACCGCGACTCCGACGCCGCTTTTTTGCGCAAGCTCGCGGCGGCCCCGGCGCTCTATGGCAACGTCAAGGTCGGCACGTTGCACGCAGGTGAATTCAAGGGCTTCGACGCAAACGGCCAGTTCGACGAGGTGCTCACGTTCCGCAACATCCACAACTGGATCAAGGATGGCCAGATCGACGACAACCTGCGCGCGTTCTATGTCGCGCTGAAACCCGGCGGCGTGCTTGGCGTCGAGGAGCATCGCGCGCGGCGAGGCACGACCGTCCAGCAAATGATCGATTCCGGCTATGTGACCGAAGAGTACGTGATCGAGCATGCGCAGGGCGCGGGCTTCGTGCTGGCCGCACGCAGCGAGATCAACGCGAATCCGAAGGACACCAAGGATTATCCGCACGGCGTCTGGTCGCTGCCCCCGACCTACAAGGGCGGCGACGTGGACCGCGCGCAGTATGCCGCTATCGGCGAATCGGATCGCATGACGCTCAGGTTCATCAAGCCATAGCGCAGCCGCAGTGTATCGACCGCACACGGGTTCGGGCATTCGAATCGTCGCGGAGCAAGAATCGTTGCGGTGTCACGCCGCTAGCTCGCGAAAACCTCACTGCGAAAGTGTGCGAGTCGACAAGACCCGGTTTGATCTGCAGCGTCACGTCGACGGGTTTGCGTGGTGAGCACGGCGGCGGCTACAAGCAATACGAGCGGCGATCGACGAAGCTCGCACCGTTAGAGGATTTCTGCTCCCACCACGGTCCGTGCACCCGCGACCGCCCAATCGGGAAAACGCCTAATTCGCTGCGATCGCCGCTACGGCATAATCCGCCATTGAGTGGAAGCGCTTCCACTTAATGTGTTCCTGCGATGCTGTTCGCATCGAATGGGCCGAACATAGGCCTCGTCGCCGACAGCTCGCGAATGGACTTCTCTCTCACAGCGGGGGGTGATTCGTTATCCCTTGCCAAATCGATAGTGAATCCGTCGCTATGTCTGGCAAAACCGGCAATAGATCTGCGCTGCGCCTCGTGATCGCATCGAGGCTCTTTTCGGGCGCGACGATAGCAATGTTTCTGTCGGGGCTTGGCGCGTCAGCTGCGGCACCGCAGATCGTCATGTTCCTGGTGAAAGAGCTCGGTGCCCCGTTGCCATTGGCGGGACTGTATTACCTGACGAGTCTTGCGGCCCCGGTGGCAGGCTATTGCGTGGGGCGCTACTCCGACCGCACCGGCAACCGTCTTGGTCTGTTCCGCGTGTGCGCCGCGACAGGCTTTGCCGGTTGGGCGGGGCTGGCGCTGTCCACATCGGTCTGGATGCCTTTCGTGATCGGCGTCGTTCTGCTGGCGATTTCCGGCGCTTCGACCTCGCAAATTTTTGCAGCTGTCCACGATGAACTTGGCCGCAAGCCTGCTGATTCAGATGAAAGCGTCGTGGCCATTATTCGTATGGCATTGACCGGCGGTTGGATCGTCGGTCCGGTTGTCGGCGCGTGGGTGGCGGCCACCTATGGTTTGCGTCCCATGTTATGGATGACCGCGGCCTGCACGCTTTTGCAGATCGCCCCGCTCGGAACGCTGAATCCAGCGCCTCTGCGCGAGCCCAAACCGGCTAGCGAGCCCGCGCATCACGCCGGCGTGCGCGCCATGTTGCCGCTGCTGATGTTCACAGGACTCTTCGTTTTGGTCTACGCAGGCGAACCCGTGAAGTATGGTTTTCTGCTGATTTATATGGAGGAGCACCTCAAGCTGAGTCCGCCAGTCCGAGGCGCGGTTATCGGCATTCAACCATTTATCGAGCTGCTTATCATGCCCTTCAGCATCGGCTTGGGGCGCAGATTCGGCAATGTGTGGCTGATGTGTTTCGCGGCTGCCCTCGGCGTGCTGGCCAATCTGTGTTTTGCAC is from Paraburkholderia flagellata and encodes:
- a CDS encoding class I SAM-dependent methyltransferase; this encodes MATASFALFAAGCTTPAQQAGHSAQTQSAASSSLDAAIAGPQRSERAKARDAYRHPNETLQFFGVEPTQTVLEIAPGGGWYTDILAPWLHDHGHLYEAQYVSTSAELAAEDRDSDAAFLRKLAAAPALYGNVKVGTLHAGEFKGFDANGQFDEVLTFRNIHNWIKDGQIDDNLRAFYVALKPGGVLGVEEHRARRGTTVQQMIDSGYVTEEYVIEHAQGAGFVLAARSEINANPKDTKDYPHGVWSLPPTYKGGDVDRAQYAAIGESDRMTLRFIKP
- a CDS encoding MFS transporter, with product MSGKTGNRSALRLVIASRLFSGATIAMFLSGLGASAAAPQIVMFLVKELGAPLPLAGLYYLTSLAAPVAGYCVGRYSDRTGNRLGLFRVCAATGFAGWAGLALSTSVWMPFVIGVVLLAISGASTSQIFAAVHDELGRKPADSDESVVAIIRMALTGGWIVGPVVGAWVAATYGLRPMLWMTAACTLLQIAPLGTLNPAPLREPKPASEPAHHAGVRAMLPLLMFTGLFVLVYAGEPVKYGFLLIYMEEHLKLSPPVRGAVIGIQPFIELLIMPFSIGLGRRFGNVWLMCFAAALGVLANLCFALWPSAVGMFAGQILMGGVWGVFMVLGIIVAQRLLPEAVATASAIFMSSSALASALGGSAGGLGVAMLGLPRVFLLPALFAGLAVVGLASMARSASFQERLSRANASGDSSLVSGRSASETAT